The following coding sequences lie in one bacterium genomic window:
- the rplD gene encoding 50S ribosomal protein L4: MTEAKVYNTEGKEVGTYKLPESVFALPWNGDLVHQVVVAMEGNARTPVAHTKGRGEVRGGGKKPWRQKGTGRARHGSSRSPIWKGGGVTHGPLKDKSYERKVNKKMRIKALYTVLSRKAKDGEIILLDALSFNTPKTKQAKEVIASLSGIKGFRAIQKKNNAAYFAIPKKDENLTKSFRNFNNIELDEARNLNPMNSLKSKFIVIVNPKESIKFLEERLKKAVARS; encoded by the coding sequence ATGACAGAAGCAAAAGTTTACAACACTGAAGGCAAAGAAGTCGGAACATACAAACTTCCGGAAAGCGTCTTTGCGTTGCCGTGGAATGGTGACCTTGTTCACCAGGTGGTGGTTGCCATGGAAGGGAATGCTCGAACACCTGTTGCTCACACGAAAGGACGAGGAGAGGTGCGTGGCGGTGGCAAGAAGCCATGGCGCCAGAAGGGTACGGGTCGCGCTCGACATGGATCGAGTCGATCTCCTATTTGGAAAGGGGGTGGGGTTACTCACGGACCGCTCAAGGATAAAAGCTATGAGCGCAAAGTTAACAAGAAAATGAGGATAAAAGCTCTGTATACGGTGTTGTCACGAAAGGCAAAAGACGGCGAGATCATCCTTCTCGACGCTCTTTCGTTCAATACCCCAAAAACAAAACAGGCAAAAGAAGTGATCGCATCACTTTCTGGAATCAAGGGGTTTAGAGCGATTCAGAAGAAAAATAATGCGGCATATTTTGCTATCCCCAAAAAAGATGAAAATCTTACAAAAAGTTTTAGAAATTTCAACAATATAGAATTGGACGAAGCGCGAAATCTTAATCCAATGAATTCGCTCAAGAGTAAATTCATCGTCATTGTAAATCCAAAAGAAAGCATTAAGTTCTTGGAAGAGCGCCTCAAAAAAGCTGTTGCACGATCATAA
- the rplP gene encoding 50S ribosomal protein L16: MLFPKKVKFRKWQTRRRNPKKVSPETRGITLAFGSFGLKAQTAGRIESKQLEAGRKTISRTLDKAGKIWIRVFPDRPFTQKAAEVGMGKGKGDPQGYQAEVRPGRIIFEVDGVEKSIATEALRKAGAKLPIKTKIVAREGM; encoded by the coding sequence ATGTTGTTTCCTAAAAAAGTAAAATTTAGAAAATGGCAAACTCGCCGGAGAAATCCTAAAAAGGTCTCTCCTGAAACCAGGGGCATTACGCTCGCCTTCGGCTCTTTTGGGTTGAAAGCACAAACTGCAGGACGCATAGAATCTAAGCAACTTGAAGCGGGTCGTAAAACCATCAGCAGAACACTTGATAAGGCAGGAAAGATATGGATCCGCGTCTTCCCAGATCGTCCGTTCACCCAAAAGGCTGCGGAAGTGGGCATGGGCAAGGGAAAGGGGGATCCTCAAGGGTATCAGGCTGAAGTAAGACCTGGCAGGATTATTTTTGAGGTTGACGGTGTCGAAAAAAGCATTGCAACAGAAGCACTCCGTAAGGCTGGTGCAAAACTTCCCATTAAGACTAAAATTGTTGCACGCGAAGGAATGTAA
- the rplN gene encoding 50S ribosomal protein L14 produces MIQPRSIVKIADNSGAKIGRVFKVLGSSKKRYAQIGDIVVLSVRVAEPRKAAKKNDVVYGLVVRQRNAFKRDDGSYIRFDENAVVLVEKEKKEPTAGRIFGPIPREIGELGFQKIVSLAPEVV; encoded by the coding sequence ATGATTCAACCGCGATCCATTGTAAAAATAGCAGACAATTCCGGAGCAAAAATCGGGCGAGTATTCAAAGTGCTGGGAAGCTCCAAAAAGCGCTACGCGCAGATTGGCGATATTGTCGTTCTTTCTGTTCGTGTTGCGGAACCAAGAAAAGCGGCAAAGAAGAATGACGTCGTGTACGGACTTGTTGTCCGCCAGCGTAATGCATTTAAGCGTGATGACGGTTCGTATATTCGATTCGATGAAAATGCGGTCGTTCTTGTCGAAAAAGAAAAGAAAGAACCGACGGCGGGAAGAATTTTCGGTCCAATCCCCCGTGAGATCGGCGAATTAGGATTTCAGAAGATTGTGTCGCTTGCGCCGGAAGTCGTTTAA
- the rpsQ gene encoding 30S ribosomal protein S17 codes for MEHKDKKNKKRIKGVVVSDKMQKTVVVLTHRFEKHPKYGKFMRISKKYKAHDENNKYKIGDTVLIEETRPISKDKTFIVVEE; via the coding sequence ATGGAACATAAAGATAAAAAAAATAAAAAAAGGATAAAGGGTGTCGTTGTTTCTGATAAAATGCAGAAGACGGTTGTTGTCTTGACGCACCGTTTTGAGAAGCATCCCAAATACGGAAAATTCATGAGAATCAGCAAAAAATATAAAGCGCATGATGAGAACAATAAGTACAAAATCGGCGACACTGTGCTTATAGAGGAGACTCGGCCGATATCAAAAGATAAGACATTTATTGTTGTCGAAGAATAA
- the rplW gene encoding 50S ribosomal protein L23 — translation MAIFNTSKKKKNTVSTKVIQGREKKSVKTNSVVVPVGLPPRQHEVKEGMNVQVTEEGFSSVLLRPRITEKSSMLAEKNTYVFEIHPKANKKEVATAVTNIYKVTPTRVHIINLPAKKVFSRGKKGVQSAIKKAIVYLKHGDKIEFV, via the coding sequence ATGGCTATTTTTAATACATCAAAAAAGAAAAAAAATACTGTCTCAACAAAGGTGATCCAAGGAAGGGAGAAAAAGAGCGTGAAAACAAATTCAGTTGTTGTACCTGTCGGTCTGCCTCCTCGCCAACATGAAGTCAAGGAAGGGATGAATGTCCAAGTAACAGAGGAGGGTTTTTCGTCTGTGTTGCTTCGACCACGCATAACCGAAAAATCTTCTATGCTCGCGGAAAAAAATACCTACGTATTCGAGATCCATCCGAAAGCTAACAAAAAAGAAGTTGCCACGGCAGTAACAAACATATATAAGGTGACTCCAACAAGGGTTCACATTATCAATCTTCCTGCCAAGAAAGTATTTTCAAGAGGGAAAAAGGGAGTGCAAAGCGCAATCAAAAAGGCTATTGTGTACCTCAAGCATGGAGACAAGATTGAGTTCGTGTAG
- the rpmC gene encoding 50S ribosomal protein L29 → MQDIQNKPSTDLRKELGEKRESLRQFRFNVSGSKIKNVKEALALRKQIARILTLLGARETDEKKVT, encoded by the coding sequence ATGCAAGACATACAAAACAAACCATCCACTGACCTTCGTAAGGAGCTTGGAGAAAAGCGTGAATCGCTTCGCCAGTTTCGTTTCAATGTTTCGGGCAGTAAAATCAAGAATGTAAAGGAAGCGTTGGCATTACGCAAGCAGATTGCGAGAATATTAACATTACTGGGAGCAAGAGAAACTGATGAGAAAAAAGTAACTTAA
- the rplX gene encoding 50S ribosomal protein L24, with product MKIKKGDNIIVIAGKDKGKKGKVVRALPADSRVVVEGINMRKKHQRAGKGRQKGQIIDIAMPIHVSNVMVEDPKSGKQTRVGVRIAAGKRIRIAKKSGTEL from the coding sequence ATGAAAATAAAAAAAGGAGACAACATAATAGTGATTGCCGGAAAAGATAAAGGCAAAAAAGGAAAAGTGGTGCGCGCTTTGCCGGCAGACTCTAGGGTTGTTGTGGAGGGGATAAATATGCGCAAAAAACACCAGCGAGCTGGTAAAGGACGACAAAAGGGGCAAATCATTGATATCGCGATGCCCATCCATGTTTCCAATGTCATGGTTGAAGATCCAAAATCTGGAAAACAGACACGTGTTGGGGTAAGAATTGCAGCCGGGAAACGAATTCGCATTGCAAAAAAAAGCGGCACGGAATTATAA
- the rplB gene encoding 50S ribosomal protein L2: MKTYRPTTPSQRHTITVPYRGVITTSTPLKKLTKGRKRHVGRNNAGRITVRHKGGGHKRLYRDIDFMYNKFDIPAKIQTIEYDPNRGAFIALSTYADGEKRYVIAPKGFRPGNTFIVSEKAPLSAGNRMPLKNIPVGAFVYNIEIHPKGGAKLARGAGNFAEIVAHDGGFTDLKMPSGEIRRIIETAWACMGEVSNEERKLRNIGKAGRSRWLGIRPTVRGTAMNPVDHPHGGGEGRQGRGTKRPKTMWGKITGGRKTRTPKKYSNALIVSRRKKK, from the coding sequence ATGAAGACCTATAGACCAACAACCCCATCACAGCGTCACACAATCACGGTTCCTTACCGTGGCGTGATTACTACGTCAACTCCTCTCAAAAAACTCACCAAGGGCAGAAAACGGCATGTGGGAAGAAATAATGCAGGGCGTATCACGGTGAGGCACAAGGGTGGAGGTCACAAGCGGCTGTATCGAGATATTGATTTTATGTATAACAAATTCGATATTCCGGCAAAGATACAAACAATCGAATATGATCCGAATCGCGGAGCATTTATTGCACTTTCGACCTATGCTGATGGAGAAAAGAGATATGTTATTGCGCCCAAGGGTTTTCGTCCGGGAAATACTTTTATCGTGTCAGAGAAAGCACCGCTTTCTGCGGGAAATCGAATGCCGCTCAAAAATATTCCTGTTGGAGCATTTGTATATAACATTGAAATCCATCCCAAGGGGGGAGCAAAGTTAGCGCGTGGAGCGGGAAACTTTGCGGAAATTGTGGCGCACGATGGAGGATTTACTGATCTTAAAATGCCATCAGGAGAAATCAGGAGAATCATAGAAACAGCATGGGCGTGCATGGGTGAAGTTTCAAACGAAGAACGCAAGTTGCGCAATATTGGCAAAGCCGGTCGTTCACGATGGCTCGGTATTCGCCCAACCGTTCGTGGAACTGCAATGAACCCTGTTGATCATCCACACGGCGGCGGTGAAGGCCGTCAAGGTCGTGGCACCAAGCGTCCTAAAACAATGTGGGGCAAGATCACCGGCGGTAGAAAGACAAGGACTCCAAAAAAATATTCAAATGCACTGATCGTTTCAAGAAGGAAAAAGAAGTAA
- the rpsC gene encoding 30S ribosomal protein S3, with translation MSHRVHPYSHRLGIIRDWRARWFGGKKEYREFLRGDIMLREYLTKRLRGMYIAGVEMERNEKAFRVIIRTSRPGMIIGRSGEGATKLREDIMKYAKKLKLPIPANFKIDIEEIKSPESNAAIVGQMIAEGLEKRLPFRMVMKQTIEKVMANRDVKGAKIAMSGRLGGADMSRNEGIKRGGVPLQTFRADIDFAREKAYLPYGVIGIKVWIYKGQVFEKK, from the coding sequence ATGTCGCATCGAGTGCATCCATATTCACATAGACTAGGAATCATCAGGGACTGGAGGGCCCGTTGGTTTGGTGGCAAAAAAGAATACCGCGAATTTCTCCGTGGAGATATTATGTTGCGTGAGTATCTCACCAAGCGCCTCCGTGGCATGTACATCGCTGGTGTTGAAATGGAGCGAAATGAAAAAGCATTCCGCGTTATCATCAGAACTTCTCGTCCGGGAATGATTATTGGACGAAGTGGCGAGGGTGCAACCAAACTTCGCGAAGATATTATGAAGTACGCGAAGAAGCTCAAGCTTCCTATTCCTGCTAATTTTAAAATTGATATTGAAGAGATAAAATCGCCGGAATCAAATGCGGCCATTGTTGGTCAAATGATCGCCGAAGGTCTTGAGAAGCGTCTTCCTTTCAGAATGGTGATGAAGCAAACGATTGAAAAAGTAATGGCAAACCGCGATGTCAAGGGAGCAAAGATTGCCATGTCGGGCCGTCTCGGCGGTGCCGATATGAGCCGAAATGAAGGGATCAAGCGCGGTGGAGTGCCACTACAGACGTTCCGTGCGGATATTGATTTTGCACGCGAGAAAGCATATCTTCCTTATGGCGTAATCGGCATCAAGGTTTGGATTTACAAAGGACAGGTGTTTGAGAAAAAATAA
- the rpsS gene encoding 30S ribosomal protein S19: MTRSLKKGPFIHPSILKKIAGKKPLQTGVIKTWSRASQIAPEMVGFTFGVYNGKVHVDVLVTEEMVGHRLGEFSPTKKFLRHGGKMQKELETKKKEAEITAAQSAKAATTESKAPVAPKK, translated from the coding sequence ATGACCCGATCACTTAAAAAAGGACCATTCATACACCCTTCAATTTTGAAAAAAATTGCAGGCAAGAAACCGCTTCAAACCGGAGTTATTAAAACATGGTCGCGCGCGAGCCAGATCGCCCCGGAAATGGTAGGGTTTACCTTCGGTGTCTATAATGGCAAGGTACATGTCGATGTGTTAGTAACAGAAGAAATGGTGGGGCATCGTTTAGGAGAATTCTCACCAACAAAGAAATTCCTTCGCCACGGAGGTAAGATGCAGAAAGAGCTTGAAACAAAGAAGAAAGAGGCTGAAATTACTGCGGCACAATCTGCAAAAGCGGCTACAACTGAATCAAAAGCTCCGGTAGCACCTAAAAAATAA